A stretch of Corynebacterium timonense DNA encodes these proteins:
- a CDS encoding acetylornithine transaminase → MTDSTLQRSAPRQWDDVLMNTYGAPPLELVSGRGARVKDAEGAEYIDLLAGIAVNALGHGHPAVVEAVSSQVAQLGHVSNLFASQPVVRLAGRLKAKLGDATARAFFCNSGAEANEAAFKLARLTGRRRVLAAHHGFHGRTLGSLALTGQPAKRAVFEPLTPGVEFYPYGDADYLRALVEMDPSSVAAIFLEPIQGETGVVPAPEGFLRAVRDLCDEHGILMVVDEVQTGVGRTGRFFAHEHDGVAPDVVTMAKGLGAGLPIGAVIARGAAAQLFGPGSHGTTFGGNPVVCAAANAVLDVVDDAFLAEVARKGGELARELGELRGVKSVRGRGLMLGVVLDAPVAKQAVAAGLTHGVILNAPADHVLRLTPPLVITDEDIAEATRRIAQALGDALGHAAAAN, encoded by the coding sequence ATGACCGACTCGACGCTCCAGCGCTCGGCCCCGAGGCAGTGGGACGACGTGCTCATGAACACCTACGGCGCCCCGCCCCTCGAGCTTGTCTCGGGCCGCGGTGCCCGCGTGAAGGACGCCGAGGGTGCGGAATATATCGACCTGCTCGCGGGCATCGCCGTTAACGCGCTCGGCCACGGCCACCCCGCCGTCGTGGAGGCGGTCAGCAGCCAAGTCGCGCAGCTCGGCCACGTGTCGAACCTCTTTGCCTCCCAGCCCGTCGTGCGCTTGGCGGGGCGGCTGAAAGCGAAGCTTGGCGACGCCACCGCCCGCGCCTTCTTCTGCAACTCCGGCGCCGAGGCGAACGAGGCCGCCTTCAAGCTGGCCCGGCTGACCGGCCGGCGCCGCGTCCTGGCCGCCCACCACGGTTTCCACGGCCGCACCCTGGGCTCGCTGGCGCTGACGGGGCAGCCCGCCAAGCGCGCCGTCTTCGAGCCGCTCACCCCGGGCGTGGAGTTCTACCCCTACGGTGACGCCGACTACCTGCGCGCCCTCGTGGAGATGGATCCGTCCTCCGTCGCGGCGATCTTCCTCGAACCCATCCAAGGCGAGACCGGGGTAGTGCCCGCCCCGGAAGGCTTCCTGCGTGCGGTGCGCGATCTGTGCGACGAGCACGGCATCCTCATGGTCGTCGACGAGGTGCAGACCGGCGTGGGGCGCACCGGAAGGTTTTTCGCCCACGAGCACGACGGCGTCGCCCCCGACGTGGTCACGATGGCAAAGGGGCTCGGCGCAGGGCTGCCCATCGGCGCCGTCATCGCCCGGGGCGCCGCAGCCCAGCTGTTCGGCCCCGGCTCGCACGGCACCACCTTCGGCGGCAACCCCGTCGTGTGCGCCGCCGCCAACGCGGTCCTCGATGTTGTCGACGACGCCTTTCTCGCCGAGGTAGCGCGCAAGGGCGGGGAGCTCGCCCGCGAGCTCGGGGAGCTCCGCGGCGTAAAGAGCGTGCGAGGGCGCGGGCTCATGCTCGGTGTCGTGCTGGATGCGCCGGTGGCCAAGCAGGCCGTTGCGGCCGGGCTCACACACGGCGTGATCCTCAACGCACCGGCGGACCACGTGCTCCGTCTCACCCCGCCCCTGGTGATCACCGACGAAGACATCGCGGAGGCGACTCGCCGTATCGCGCAGGCACTGGGCGACGCCCTTGGCCACGCGGCGGCCGCCAACTAA
- a CDS encoding Trm112 family protein has product MSLDPTLLEILVCPQDKGPLVYDDDAQLLINERLSIAYRIEDGIPVLLSSEAQPHPN; this is encoded by the coding sequence ATGAGCCTAGATCCGACGTTGCTGGAGATCCTCGTCTGTCCGCAGGACAAGGGTCCGCTGGTCTACGACGACGACGCGCAGCTGCTCATCAACGAGCGGCTCAGCATCGCCTACCGCATCGAGGATGGCATCCCGGTGCTGCTGAGCAGCGAAGCCCAGCCCCACCCGAACTAG
- a CDS encoding VWA domain-containing protein, translated as MTRLWTILGAALGVVALTGCSLGEDLGAGGPAGAPNSGELTIVAATELSDLTGLADQAAEDLGFGITLEFPGGTLDNSQALSRGQFDGEVDATWFATNRYVHLIGASDKLADETKIASSPVAFGVWEETAKELGWDAQQPTWADFAQAAQEGKFTFGMTDPSASNSGFSALVSVATAVADTGQAVGPADLERVSPTLAALFHAQSLVSGSSGWLAEAFASEPDRADAIVNYESTLHQLRDQGHRISVIVPSDGVITADYPLSTLANPAHPDAADKVKAFADWLIEHQEDIALTYRRPVEAVDTLPAEIEAQQVIELPFPANQGVVDDLLLAYNNEYRQPGTTTFVLDTSGSMVGERMESLRAIMLSLVDGSASTLIGDVSFRDRESVTFLPFSDEPREPFTVEFDRDNPKVITEVKAYLHVQTPIGSTAMYSALLDALEATDTSQGIPSIVLLSDGEANVGPNYSQFEAAYQRLPAEKRRIPVFVILYGEANRKEMEKLAGLTGGAVFDALGGDLEAAFKEIRGYQ; from the coding sequence ATGACACGATTGTGGACGATTCTCGGGGCGGCGTTGGGCGTGGTAGCGCTCACCGGGTGCTCCCTCGGTGAAGACCTCGGTGCGGGCGGACCCGCCGGGGCCCCAAACTCGGGCGAACTGACCATCGTCGCTGCTACCGAGCTGAGCGACCTGACGGGCCTGGCCGACCAAGCGGCCGAGGACCTCGGCTTCGGCATAACGCTCGAGTTTCCCGGCGGCACGCTGGACAATTCGCAGGCGCTGAGCCGCGGGCAGTTCGATGGGGAAGTGGACGCCACCTGGTTTGCCACTAACCGCTACGTGCACCTCATCGGCGCGTCGGACAAGCTGGCGGACGAGACGAAGATCGCCTCCAGCCCCGTCGCGTTCGGGGTGTGGGAGGAGACGGCGAAAGAGCTCGGCTGGGACGCGCAGCAGCCGACGTGGGCGGACTTCGCGCAGGCGGCGCAGGAGGGGAAGTTCACCTTCGGCATGACGGACCCCTCGGCCTCGAACTCCGGTTTTTCGGCACTTGTGTCGGTAGCCACCGCCGTCGCGGATACCGGCCAAGCCGTGGGACCGGCCGATCTTGAGCGGGTTAGCCCGACCCTGGCCGCGCTGTTCCACGCGCAGTCGCTGGTCTCGGGCTCCTCGGGTTGGCTCGCGGAGGCTTTTGCCAGCGAGCCGGACCGCGCGGACGCGATTGTCAACTACGAGTCGACGCTGCACCAGCTGCGCGACCAAGGCCACCGGATCTCCGTCATCGTGCCTTCCGACGGCGTGATCACCGCCGATTATCCCTTGTCCACCTTGGCGAACCCCGCTCACCCGGACGCCGCCGACAAAGTCAAAGCCTTCGCGGACTGGCTTATCGAGCACCAAGAAGACATCGCGCTGACGTACCGCCGCCCGGTGGAAGCCGTAGACACTCTCCCAGCGGAGATTGAAGCCCAGCAGGTCATTGAGCTTCCCTTTCCTGCGAATCAGGGCGTGGTCGACGACCTGCTCCTCGCGTACAACAACGAGTACCGCCAGCCGGGTACTACCACCTTCGTCCTCGATACCTCGGGCTCGATGGTGGGCGAGCGCATGGAGTCACTGCGCGCGATCATGCTGTCGCTTGTCGACGGCTCCGCGTCCACCCTCATCGGCGACGTCTCTTTCCGCGACCGCGAGTCGGTGACCTTCCTGCCGTTTAGCGACGAACCGCGCGAGCCGTTCACCGTGGAGTTCGACCGCGACAACCCGAAGGTGATCACCGAGGTCAAAGCCTATTTGCACGTCCAGACGCCGATCGGATCGACCGCGATGTACTCGGCGCTTTTGGACGCTCTCGAGGCGACGGACACCTCCCAGGGCATCCCATCGATCGTCCTGCTTAGCGACGGCGAAGCGAATGTCGGCCCGAACTATTCTCAATTCGAGGCCGCCTACCAACGCCTGCCCGCCGAGAAGCGACGGATCCCCGTCTTCGTCATCCTGTACGGCGAGGCCAACCGCAAAGAGATGGAGAAGCTTGCCGGGCTAACCGGTGGCGCGGTGTTCGACGCCTTGGGCGGCGACTTGGAGGCGGCCTTTAAGGAGATTCGTGGCTACCAGTAA
- the argF gene encoding ornithine carbamoyltransferase — translation MTHSPRHFLADDDLTPAEQAEVLQLAAELKRAPLSRRPLEGPLSVAVLFDKTSTRTRFSFDAGIAHLGGHAIVTETGNSQMGKGETYQDTGAVLSRYVEAIVWRTYDHQNLLDMAQSATVPLVNALSDDLHPCQILADLQTVVENLCPEDGPAGLRGKKAVYLGDGDNNMANSYMIGFATAGMDIAIVAPEGFLPKKQFVDRALERAEETGATVTVTSDLAAVDGADVVITDTWVSMGMEGDGKDRRTPFLPYQVNQSMMARAADDAIFLHCLPAYRGSEVTADVIDGPASRVFDEAENRLHAQKALLVWLLEHQE, via the coding sequence ATGACACATTCACCCCGCCACTTCCTCGCAGACGACGATCTGACTCCCGCCGAGCAGGCGGAGGTACTCCAGCTCGCCGCCGAGCTCAAGCGCGCGCCCTTATCGCGCCGCCCCTTAGAGGGGCCGCTGTCCGTCGCCGTGCTGTTTGATAAGACGTCGACACGCACTCGCTTTTCCTTCGACGCTGGCATCGCGCATCTGGGCGGGCACGCCATCGTGACCGAGACCGGCAACTCGCAGATGGGCAAGGGCGAGACTTACCAGGACACCGGCGCCGTGCTCTCGCGCTACGTTGAGGCGATCGTGTGGCGCACCTACGACCACCAGAACCTCCTCGACATGGCGCAGTCGGCGACCGTGCCGCTGGTGAACGCCCTGTCGGATGACCTGCACCCGTGCCAGATCCTCGCGGACCTGCAGACCGTGGTGGAAAACCTCTGCCCGGAGGACGGGCCGGCGGGGCTGCGCGGCAAGAAGGCGGTCTACCTCGGCGACGGCGACAACAACATGGCGAACTCCTACATGATCGGCTTCGCCACCGCCGGCATGGACATCGCCATCGTCGCGCCGGAAGGATTCTTGCCCAAGAAACAGTTCGTAGACCGGGCCCTTGAGCGCGCCGAGGAGACGGGAGCGACGGTCACGGTGACGTCCGACCTTGCAGCCGTGGACGGCGCCGACGTGGTGATCACCGACACGTGGGTGTCCATGGGGATGGAGGGCGACGGTAAGGACCGGCGCACGCCGTTCCTGCCGTACCAGGTGAACCAGTCGATGATGGCCCGCGCCGCGGACGACGCGATCTTCCTGCACTGCCTGCCTGCCTACCGCGGGAGCGAGGTCACCGCGGACGTCATCGACGGCCCCGCCTCGCGGGTGTTCGACGAGGCGGAAAACCGGCTGCACGCGCAGAAGGCGCTACTTGTCTGGCTCCTGGAGCACCAGGAATGA
- a CDS encoding arginine repressor, producing MTQPVSRTARQARILEILDTTRVSSQVKLSEILKSEGIDITQATLSRDLDEIGAKKVRPTDGGGAFYTVRGAAGPSYSGPREKLRRMLDELVVTADSSGSIAVLRTPPGAAQYLASYIDRVGLDQVVGCIAGDDTIFVLAREPLTGADLAQLMLGGTLSST from the coding sequence ATGACGCAACCGGTCTCGCGCACGGCCCGGCAGGCGCGGATCCTGGAGATTCTGGACACGACCCGGGTCTCCAGCCAGGTGAAACTCTCCGAGATCCTCAAATCGGAGGGCATCGACATCACACAGGCGACGCTCTCGCGCGACCTTGACGAGATCGGGGCCAAAAAGGTCCGCCCCACCGACGGCGGGGGCGCCTTCTACACCGTCCGCGGCGCCGCGGGCCCCTCGTACTCCGGCCCGCGAGAAAAGCTGCGGCGCATGCTCGACGAGCTCGTGGTCACTGCCGACTCGTCCGGCTCGATCGCCGTCCTGCGCACCCCTCCGGGGGCCGCGCAGTACCTGGCCAGCTACATCGACAGGGTGGGTCTTGACCAGGTGGTCGGGTGCATCGCGGGAGACGACACAATCTTCGTCCTCGCGCGGGAACCGCTCACCGGTGCCGACCTGGCGCAGCTGATGTTGGGGGGAACGCTATCCTCGACCTAG
- the argB gene encoding acetylglutamate kinase codes for MNEHLVTLNNETRAYVLAEALPWLQHFRDKIVVVKYGGNAMIDEELKAAFAADMVFLRTVGAKPVVVHGGGPQISAMLRRLGLDQGEFVKGYRVTTPEILDVVRMVLFGQVGRDLLGRINSHGPYAVGTSGEDAGLFRAQRRHVRVNGEDLDIGLVGTIVDVNPSAVMDIIEAGRIPVVSGIAPGEDGNVYNINADEAAGALAAAIGAERLVVLTNVEGLYTDWPNKDSLLSRVEVGDLEKMMPALDSGMIPKMQACLTAVHGGVRAAHVIDGRLAHAVLLELLTMGGIGTMVLPDAFDAANYPEGTVFRKDDRA; via the coding sequence ATGAACGAGCACCTAGTGACACTCAACAACGAGACACGCGCGTACGTCCTCGCCGAAGCCCTACCGTGGCTGCAGCACTTCCGCGACAAGATCGTGGTGGTGAAGTACGGCGGGAACGCCATGATCGACGAGGAGCTCAAGGCCGCCTTCGCCGCGGACATGGTCTTTTTGCGCACGGTAGGAGCGAAACCCGTCGTCGTGCACGGCGGCGGGCCGCAGATCTCTGCCATGCTGCGCCGGCTCGGCCTCGACCAAGGCGAGTTCGTCAAAGGCTACCGTGTGACCACGCCCGAGATCCTCGACGTGGTGCGCATGGTGCTCTTCGGGCAGGTCGGCCGCGACCTGCTCGGCCGGATTAACTCCCATGGGCCGTACGCCGTCGGCACCTCGGGAGAAGACGCCGGCCTGTTCCGCGCGCAACGCCGCCACGTCCGGGTCAACGGGGAGGACCTCGACATCGGACTGGTGGGCACGATTGTCGACGTCAACCCCTCCGCCGTCATGGACATCATCGAGGCCGGCCGCATCCCCGTGGTCTCCGGCATCGCCCCGGGCGAGGACGGCAACGTCTACAACATCAACGCGGACGAGGCCGCAGGGGCACTCGCCGCGGCGATCGGTGCGGAGCGCCTCGTCGTGCTCACCAACGTGGAAGGCCTCTACACGGATTGGCCGAACAAGGATTCGCTGCTCTCGCGCGTCGAGGTCGGCGACCTTGAGAAGATGATGCCCGCGCTCGACTCGGGCATGATCCCGAAGATGCAGGCGTGCCTGACCGCGGTGCACGGCGGGGTGCGCGCCGCTCACGTCATCGACGGGCGCCTCGCCCACGCGGTCCTGCTCGAGCTGCTCACCATGGGGGGCATCGGCACCATGGTGCTTCCCGACGCCTTCGATGCCGCCAACTACCCCGAGGGAACCGTCTTCCGGAAGGATGATCGCGCATGA
- the tyrS gene encoding tyrosine--tRNA ligase — MTAPVNIVDDIEWRGLVNQSTDLDNLRQATTEPISLYCGFDPTGPSLHAGHLVPLLMLRRFQLAGHRPIVLAGGATGMIGDPRDVGERSMNSSDTVADWAQRISGQLKRFVDFDGPNGALLVNNNDWIKDWTVIDFLRDVGKHFSLATMLGRETVKRRLESDGISYTEFSYMLLQANDFVQLRRNHDCVLQVGGGDQWGNLVAGVDLNRRMDGAHVHALTVPLVTDSEGKKFGKSTGGGSLWLDPEMTSPYTWYQYFVNTADADVIRFLRWFTFLTKEELDELAVEVEERPYAREAQKRLAREMTTLVHGAEATEAVELASQALFGRAELAALDRATLESAVKETAVYQASQEDTIVDYLVGTGLADSRGAARRSIKEGGVYANNVRVESEEWTPDADDLLHGEWLVLRRGKKNFAGVKVA; from the coding sequence ATGACCGCACCCGTAAACATTGTCGACGACATCGAGTGGCGTGGGCTGGTGAACCAGTCCACGGACCTGGACAACCTGCGCCAAGCCACCACGGAGCCCATTTCGCTCTACTGCGGGTTTGACCCGACTGGGCCGTCGCTGCACGCTGGCCACCTAGTGCCGCTTCTGATGCTGCGACGCTTCCAGCTCGCGGGTCACCGGCCGATTGTTCTCGCCGGTGGGGCCACGGGCATGATCGGCGACCCACGCGACGTGGGGGAGCGTTCGATGAACTCCTCTGACACCGTCGCCGACTGGGCACAGCGGATCTCCGGCCAACTCAAGCGCTTTGTGGATTTTGACGGTCCCAACGGCGCGCTGCTGGTGAACAACAACGATTGGATAAAGGACTGGACGGTCATCGACTTTCTGCGTGACGTGGGAAAGCACTTCTCGCTGGCCACCATGCTCGGCCGTGAAACCGTCAAGCGGCGCTTGGAATCCGACGGCATTTCTTACACGGAGTTCTCCTACATGCTGCTGCAGGCGAACGACTTCGTTCAGCTGCGCCGCAACCACGACTGCGTCCTGCAAGTTGGCGGCGGCGATCAGTGGGGCAACCTCGTCGCCGGCGTTGACCTGAACCGTCGCATGGACGGTGCGCACGTTCACGCCCTGACGGTGCCGCTTGTGACGGACTCCGAGGGCAAGAAGTTTGGCAAGTCCACCGGCGGAGGCTCGCTCTGGCTCGATCCCGAGATGACCAGCCCGTACACCTGGTACCAGTACTTCGTGAACACCGCAGACGCCGACGTTATCCGCTTCCTGCGCTGGTTCACATTCCTCACGAAAGAAGAGCTCGACGAGCTTGCCGTCGAGGTCGAGGAACGCCCCTACGCGCGGGAGGCTCAGAAGCGCCTCGCGCGCGAAATGACGACACTTGTCCACGGGGCAGAGGCGACTGAGGCCGTCGAACTCGCGTCCCAGGCGCTTTTTGGGCGCGCCGAGCTTGCCGCGCTCGACCGCGCGACGCTCGAATCTGCGGTGAAGGAAACGGCCGTCTACCAGGCGAGCCAGGAAGATACGATTGTGGATTATCTGGTGGGGACGGGCCTTGCCGACTCTCGCGGGGCCGCGCGTCGATCCATCAAGGAGGGCGGCGTCTACGCCAACAATGTCCGCGTTGAATCGGAGGAGTGGACCCCGGACGCGGACGACCTGCTGCACGGGGAATGGCTGGTTCTGCGTCGCGGCAAGAAGAACTTCGCCGGCGTCAAGGTCGCGTAA
- the argH gene encoding argininosuccinate lyase, translating to MERHATNEGALWGGRFSGGPSEAMFALSVSTHFDWVLAPYDVLASTAHAKVLNRAGLLSDADLATMLDGLDQLGRDVADGTFAPAPTDEDVHGAMERGLIDRVGPEVGGRLRAGRSRNDQVAAMFRMWCRDALRGIALDVADLIDALVEQAEAHPGAIMPGKTHFQAAQPILLAHSLLAHAQPLLRDLERIQDADKRLAVSPYGSGALAGSSLQLDPEAIAAELGFDSAADNSLDGTASRDFAAETAYVLAQIAVDLSRFAEEIIAWSTPEFGYVTLDDAWSTGSSIMPQKKNPDVPELARGKTGRLIGNLTGLLSTLKAMPLAYNRDLQEDKEPVIDSVTQLRTLLPAMTGLVSTLVFHEERMRELAPAGYTLATDLAEWMVRQGVPFREAHEASGACVRIAEARGVDLVDLTDEELAGVDKRLLPEVREVLTVEGAVASRATRGGTAKVRVEEQRERVREAANQFREWAGKPVRS from the coding sequence ATGGAGCGCCACGCGACCAACGAGGGCGCGCTGTGGGGCGGCCGTTTCTCCGGCGGCCCCTCCGAGGCGATGTTCGCCCTGTCCGTGTCCACGCACTTTGACTGGGTCCTGGCGCCCTACGACGTGCTCGCCTCCACGGCGCACGCGAAGGTGCTCAACAGGGCAGGCTTGCTGTCCGACGCTGACCTGGCGACCATGCTCGACGGACTCGACCAGCTGGGTCGCGACGTCGCCGACGGGACGTTCGCCCCGGCGCCGACCGACGAAGACGTCCACGGCGCGATGGAGCGCGGCCTCATCGACCGCGTCGGCCCGGAGGTCGGCGGGCGCCTGAGGGCCGGGCGCTCCCGCAACGACCAGGTCGCCGCGATGTTCCGCATGTGGTGCCGCGACGCCCTGCGCGGAATCGCCCTCGACGTCGCCGACCTCATCGACGCGCTCGTCGAGCAGGCCGAGGCGCACCCGGGCGCGATCATGCCGGGCAAGACCCACTTCCAGGCGGCACAGCCGATCCTTCTGGCGCACTCGCTGCTTGCCCACGCGCAGCCGCTGCTGCGCGACCTGGAGCGGATCCAGGACGCCGACAAGCGGCTGGCGGTCTCGCCCTACGGCTCCGGCGCGCTGGCGGGATCCTCGCTCCAGCTGGACCCGGAGGCGATTGCCGCTGAGCTCGGGTTCGATTCAGCCGCAGATAACTCGCTGGACGGCACGGCCTCGCGCGACTTCGCCGCCGAGACCGCCTACGTGCTCGCCCAGATCGCCGTCGACCTATCGCGCTTCGCCGAGGAGATCATCGCCTGGTCTACCCCGGAGTTTGGCTACGTCACGCTTGACGACGCCTGGTCCACCGGCTCGTCCATCATGCCGCAGAAGAAAAACCCGGACGTCCCGGAGCTCGCGCGCGGCAAAACCGGTCGCCTCATCGGCAACCTCACCGGCTTGCTGTCCACGCTCAAGGCCATGCCCCTGGCGTACAACCGGGACCTCCAGGAGGACAAGGAGCCCGTCATCGACTCGGTGACGCAGCTGCGCACCCTCCTGCCGGCGATGACTGGTTTGGTATCCACGTTGGTTTTCCACGAGGAGCGGATGCGCGAGCTCGCGCCCGCCGGTTACACGCTGGCCACCGACCTCGCCGAGTGGATGGTGCGCCAGGGCGTGCCCTTCCGCGAAGCGCACGAGGCCTCCGGCGCGTGCGTGCGCATCGCCGAAGCGAGGGGAGTGGACCTCGTGGACTTGACGGATGAGGAGCTTGCGGGCGTCGATAAGCGTCTGCTGCCCGAGGTGCGGGAGGTGCTCACCGTCGAAGGGGCGGTCGCCTCGCGCGCGACGCGGGGCGGTACCGCGAAGGTGCGCGTCGAGGAGCAGCGCGAGCGCGTCCGGGAAGCGGCGAACCAGTTTCGCGAATGGGCGGGAAAACCTGTGCGTTCCTAA
- the argJ gene encoding bifunctional glutamate N-acetyltransferase/amino-acid acetyltransferase ArgJ has product MTGITTPRGFRAAATTAGIKPSGNPDMALVVNEGPERAAAAVFTRNRIVASPVKVTRRAIADGTLTAVVYNSGNANALNGSQGDADAAETQQLVAQALGMEPGGVAVCSTGLIGDPLPMDKVRAGVAALVGGLDAAGGAAAARAIMTTDTVAKEAHVEGDGWSVGAMGKGVGMMAPSLATMLVCVTTDASISSDALGLALRRATAATFDVLDIDGTTSTNDTVIALASGASGIAPDQEELDAAILQVCESLAVQMQADAEGVTKRVSITVEGADSDDEAREAARTIGRDTLFKCAMFGSDPNWGRVLAAVGMAPATMDPDNISVSFNGQPVCVASTGAPGAREVDLSGADIQVRVDLGTGGRGRATVRTTDLSHAYVEINSAYST; this is encoded by the coding sequence ATGACGGGAATAACCACGCCGCGGGGCTTTAGGGCCGCGGCGACGACGGCGGGGATTAAACCCTCGGGCAACCCCGACATGGCCCTGGTGGTCAACGAGGGGCCCGAACGTGCGGCGGCGGCCGTGTTCACCCGCAACCGCATCGTCGCCTCCCCGGTGAAGGTGACCCGCCGCGCCATCGCGGACGGCACGCTGACGGCCGTGGTGTACAACTCCGGCAACGCGAATGCGCTCAACGGCTCCCAGGGCGACGCCGACGCCGCCGAGACGCAGCAGCTCGTTGCGCAGGCGCTCGGCATGGAACCGGGTGGGGTCGCGGTGTGCTCGACTGGGCTGATCGGCGACCCGCTGCCGATGGATAAGGTCCGCGCCGGCGTTGCCGCTCTGGTTGGCGGGCTCGACGCCGCCGGCGGGGCAGCGGCGGCCCGCGCGATCATGACCACAGACACGGTGGCCAAGGAGGCACACGTCGAGGGCGACGGCTGGTCCGTCGGCGCAATGGGCAAGGGCGTCGGGATGATGGCCCCCTCCCTGGCGACGATGTTGGTGTGCGTGACCACTGATGCGTCGATAAGCAGCGATGCCCTCGGCCTCGCGCTGCGACGCGCGACGGCCGCCACCTTCGACGTCCTCGACATCGACGGCACGACGTCGACGAACGACACGGTCATCGCCCTTGCCAGCGGGGCGAGCGGGATCGCCCCTGATCAGGAGGAGCTCGACGCTGCGATCCTGCAGGTCTGCGAGTCGCTCGCGGTGCAGATGCAGGCCGACGCTGAAGGTGTGACCAAGCGGGTGAGCATCACCGTCGAGGGCGCCGACTCCGACGACGAGGCGCGCGAGGCGGCGCGCACGATTGGGCGCGACACCCTGTTCAAGTGCGCGATGTTTGGCTCCGACCCGAACTGGGGTCGCGTGCTCGCCGCGGTGGGGATGGCGCCGGCGACGATGGACCCCGACAATATTTCGGTCAGCTTCAACGGGCAGCCGGTGTGCGTGGCGTCCACGGGAGCGCCCGGCGCGCGCGAGGTGGATCTATCTGGGGCGGATATCCAGGTCCGCGTGGATCTCGGCACCGGGGGACGAGGGCGTGCGACGGTGCGTACCACGGACCTGTCGCACGCGTACGTGGAGATCAACTCGGCCTACAGCACCTAG
- a CDS encoding argininosuccinate synthase: MTNRVVLAYSGGLDTSVAIPYLGEMIEGDVVAVALDLGQGGEDMESVRQRALGCGAVESIVIDAKDEFAEQYCVPAIKANALYQGEYPLVSAISRPLIVKHLVKAAQEHGGTHVAHGCTGKGNDQVRFEVGFLNQDPDLEIVAPARDFAWTRDKAIAYAEGKDLPIEQSAASPFSIDQNVWGRAVETGFLEDLWNPPTKDLYSYTEDPALGNAPDEVIISFESGVPVAIDGRQVSVLEAIEELNRRAGAQGIGRLDMVEDRLVGIKSREVYEAPGALTLITAHKALEDVTVERELARYKRLIEARWSEEVYDGLWFGPLKRSLDAFIDSTQEHVTGDIRMVLHGGRATVNGRRSNHSLYDFNLATYDTGDTFDQTLAKGFVRLHGLSSQIANKRDREAGK, encoded by the coding sequence ATGACCAACCGCGTAGTCCTCGCGTATTCCGGCGGCCTCGACACCTCCGTGGCCATCCCGTACCTCGGCGAGATGATCGAGGGCGACGTCGTCGCCGTCGCTCTTGACCTCGGCCAGGGTGGTGAGGACATGGAATCCGTGCGCCAGCGCGCCCTCGGCTGCGGTGCCGTCGAGTCCATCGTCATCGACGCGAAGGACGAGTTCGCGGAGCAGTACTGCGTGCCGGCGATTAAGGCCAACGCCCTTTACCAGGGTGAGTACCCGCTCGTCTCGGCGATCTCGCGCCCGCTGATTGTTAAGCACCTGGTCAAGGCTGCCCAGGAGCACGGCGGCACCCACGTCGCCCACGGCTGCACCGGGAAGGGCAACGACCAGGTCCGCTTCGAGGTCGGCTTCCTCAACCAGGACCCGGATCTGGAGATCGTCGCCCCGGCGCGCGATTTTGCGTGGACGCGCGACAAGGCCATCGCCTACGCCGAGGGCAAGGACCTGCCGATCGAACAGTCCGCGGCGTCCCCGTTCTCCATCGACCAGAACGTGTGGGGCCGCGCCGTGGAGACCGGCTTCCTGGAAGATCTGTGGAACCCGCCCACAAAGGACCTGTACTCCTACACGGAGGACCCGGCCCTGGGTAACGCCCCCGACGAGGTCATCATTTCCTTCGAGTCCGGCGTCCCCGTCGCCATCGACGGCCGTCAGGTCAGCGTCCTCGAGGCCATCGAGGAGCTGAACCGCCGCGCGGGTGCTCAGGGCATCGGCCGCCTCGACATGGTCGAGGACCGCCTCGTGGGCATCAAGTCCCGCGAGGTCTATGAGGCGCCCGGCGCCCTGACGCTCATCACCGCGCACAAGGCCCTCGAGGACGTCACCGTCGAGCGCGAGCTCGCCCGCTACAAGCGCCTCATCGAGGCCCGCTGGTCCGAGGAGGTCTACGACGGCCTCTGGTTCGGTCCGCTGAAGCGCTCGCTCGACGCTTTCATCGATTCGACCCAGGAACACGTCACCGGCGACATCCGCATGGTCCTCCACGGCGGCCGCGCGACCGTCAACGGCCGACGTTCGAACCACTCGCTCTACGATTTCAACCTGGCCACCTACGACACCGGCGACACCTTCGACCAGACTCTAGCCAAGGGCTTCGTGCGCCTCCACGGCTTGTCCTCGCAGATCGCCAACAAGCGCGACCGGGAGGCGGGCAAGTAA